The sequence below is a genomic window from candidate division WOR-3 bacterium.
TCACTCTGTCGAGTTTTAGAAAAATCAACTTTCTTTCTTATGCTGTCTTTCAAAAAATCTCTGTAGTATTCCTTCATTTTAGATCTCTCTTTTGAATTTTAAACCTACCGTATTTCTTCGACAAAAATCAGAGCGTAAGCGACTTTTTCGTCTTTTCCCCTTACAGGTATAAAATCGAACCAAAAGGTTTTCGTGATTTCTCCGATCGGCAGTCTGAAAGGAGCTTGAAATTTCTTTTCGATTTTATCTTTCATGAGAGCAAGCAACAAAATTCGGACAAATTTTGTGTTGTATTCGTTTTTTTCGATAGACGTGAAAGAAAACCTGTTGTTTTTTACTCCGAAAAGGGTTTGAAGTGCTCTGTTCATTATGAAATGTTTTTCTTCGACATCGACCAACATGCAGGGTTGGTCAATCCTGTTGAAGATGATATCGAGAACCGAAAAGCTGAGTTGAACCTTTTCCGCTCTCAGCCTGTCGAAAAGGCAAAGCCTTTCACTCAACTTGTTTGAAAGGTCGACAATTCCGGTGAATTCATCGTACACCGGACAATTTTGCTTAATGCCTACTTTGTAGTCTCCCCCGTAAAGAGATTTGATAAAAGTCAACATCCTCTTTTGGAACAAAACAGTCCTGGTCGCCAAATAAACCGATAGAGAGAAAAATATCGCGGAATAGACGTAAAACAGAACGCCCCTTAAGACACCGCTTAAAAAAAGCAGGATTATTGAACCCACCCCGAGCAGGAATATCGAAAAAAAAACAAAGACCGCCGATATTTTTATAACTTTATTTTTTTTCACTTTCCTTTGGCAAACCTTTCGATGTTTTTGTCCGATCCGGCTATGAGTAAAAAAACGTCTTCTTTGAGCTCTTCATCGGGTGACGGGATATCGTCGAAGACTTCCTTGAACTCCCTCTCCCCGGATGAATTTACATGCGGTATCAGATATTTTATTCCCACGACATTGACCTTGAACTCCGTTCTCGGTTCTATTTCCCTGAGAGTTTTCCCGATAAAAGAATCGGGGATTTTTATCTCAGCTATGCTGTGACCTTCAGAAAGCGGAATTCTCTTTGACACGTAGCTCGAGACAAGGCTTCTCGCTATAGTGATTCCCATTTGTTCTTCAAGGCCAATTATCTGATCTACGTCGAGCGTTTTTAAAATTTCTTTTTGAAGCTCGTTTATCGCCCTGGACCAAATTCTTTTGACTCCCATTTTTTTTAAAAGCAACGTCGTGAGAAGATTAGCTTCTACATCGTCACCGATGCAGACAACTGCTACATCCACGTCCTGAACACCTATTGAAAGAAGAGCGTTTTTGTCCAAGGAGTTTAGGCAAACGGCATAAGTTACAGTTTCTTTAATATCTTCGACTTTGTTCTTGTCGTTGTCTATGGCAATTACCTGAGCGCCTTTGTCAGTAAGTTCCTTAGCGAGCGTGCTCCCAAACACACCAAGTCCTATAACCGCGATACTTCTCATCTTTTCTTCTTTCAGCCGATCATAACTTTTTCTTCGGCGTATGTATAACCGGTTTTTTTGTAGTGAGAAATCAAAGTGTAACCGATAGTCAAAGGGCCCAGCCTTCCAAAAAACATCAGAACTATTACGAGGCTCTTTCCAATGGAAGAAAGATGCGGAGTGATGCCCTTGGAAAGCCCGACCGTACCCACTGCGCTTACAGCTTCAAACAAAATATCAAAAAATGAAAATTTTTCAAAAAACAAAAGCAGTGTAACAACTATAAAAAGTACAAAAATGTAAAGAAGTAAAACCGTCACGGCTTTGGCTATTGTCTCGTCTGGTATCGTTCTTTTGAAAATTTCTACGTTCCTGTTTTTCGTGAAACCATTTGTCATGCAACCCCACAAAACCGCAAAAGTTGTGGTCTTGATTCCGCCCCCTGTAGAGCCAGGGGAAGCTCCTATGAGCATCAAGCCTATCATCAAGAGTATTGTGCTCGGTGCGAGCGAAGAAAGGTCAACGGTGTTGAAACCGGCTGTTCTCGTCGTGACCGATTGAAATATCGCCGACAATATCTTTGTCTTGAACCCGGACGAATTCGGAAATTCGAATAGAAATATCCCCGCCGATCCCACCAATATAAGAATCAAAGAGACGAATACAACTATTTTAGACTGAACTTTGAAATGGAAATTTGTTTTTCTCTCTTTGACGAGGTATTTTGTCTTTTGCCATATATCTTTTATCGCCGCGAAACCCAGACCGCCGAAAATTATCAGACCGGATATTATAAGGACAGTAGCCGTATCTGAAGCAAAACAGGACAGACTGTCGCTGAAAGTTGAAAAACCCGCGTTGCAAAAAGCCGAAACAGAATGGAAAATACCATGGTAGATTGTTTCATGGAGCGAATCGAACCTACCGATCCAGAATATCGCTAGGGCGACAGCTCCAACCGCTTCAAAAAACAGCGTCATCTTGAAAATGAATTTGATGAGCTGGGTGACTCCCGACAATTCATTTTGCTCCAGTATGTCACCCATCGCGGCTTTTTGCCCAATATCCATCTTCTTTCCGGTAAGTATCGCGAGCATGACGGAAAAAGACATTATTCCAAGTCCACCGAGCTGAATGAGTGCCAAAATAATCATCTGGCCCAACCTGCTGAAATGGGTGGCTGTGTCCTTAACTATCAAGCCCGTAACGCATACTGCCGAAGTCGAAGTGAAAAGAGCGTCCAAAAGAGGGGTTTCTTCACCTCGGGAAGACGCGAAAGGGAGGGTGAGAAGAACAGCACCCGAGAGTATTAAAAAGAGAAATGAAATGGTCGTGACCTGCGCCGCTTTCAAACCCGTTCCTTCTATGAAATTTTTAGCCCTTCTGAATCTTGAGAGCACAGACACGACTATCGCCACCTGCCAGAAGATAACGCTGAGAGACATGTTTTCTTTAGGGAAAAAAAAGTATACGAGTGGAACCAGGATGATAATGTCGTACCAGTTGTACAAAATATGCCTGATCTTGTTTCTTGAGTATAAAAACATCAGAGCAGCGTCAGAGAAAAAAACGAGAATCACGGAAAAGTTTATCCACCTTAGATAGGGATAGATGTTTTCGGCTAAAGAAGTCTGCGACCGCTCAAACAAAAGCAGAAACAGGGCAAAAAGAGCCATTATGCCCGCGATTTTATCCACAATACTTTTCATTTTTTTATTGATTGTAGAAAAACTTTTCAACAGGGGCAAGCGGTAAATCCAGTTTCATAAAGAAATGGCTTTATGATAATGTTATTGACCTTTCATCTGATTTTTTTTCCATCTCTAAAAGGCTGTTGTTTAGCTATAGACAGATGTATATTTTTTCGGACTACAACATGGAGGAGGTTTTCATGAAAATTGTTTTTATTTTTTTTACCTTCATCACCATGATGTCATTTTCCTTGTTTTCTTCCCAAAAAAAGGTTTCATCGTCGGTTTCACAATCGGACCGTCTCTTTCTTTCGTTCACGCTGAAAACAACCAGAGCATGAAATACGATAAAACACATTTCGGAATGAGTTTCGACTTCAGAGTGGGTTGGGCGTTCACAGACCAATTTTCTATTCAATACGACCACAAAAGCGCAATTTTTTTCAGCGACGTGCTTGATAGGGAACTTTCAGACAGACAAAAAATATTCGCCACTCTTTTCCTGCCCTTCTATCCCATGACATTCAGCCACAACAACGCCGGAATAGGAATGACTTATTTTTTCAAACCGAAAACTCACTCTGCTTACATCGACGGCAACTTCGGTTTTGCCATATACCCAATCGGCGACTGGCTTGACGACATAACGGGCGGACCCGGATTTTTTCTCGGTGAAGGTTACAAGTTCTCTGAACACTGGCATTTTCACGGGTCGATTCTTTTCGGTTTTTCTTCAGAAGACGAAACCTGTTTCGATATGACCTCCAATGCTGTTTCTACAATCCTGACCGTATAGAACACCTCTTTTACTGAGTTTCCTTTTAAATCACGAAAGAATAGCCTACTTTTGCAAAAAGCGTTCTGTCCCTTTGAGCAATCGGGTTTACCTCGTCGCCGTCGTAGTTGTCCGAATACCCCAGATATAAAACTGTCTGCGGGTTGACCTTGTACGAGAAAAGAAGCTGTGTGAATATCGACTTGCTCTCTCTGCTTATAGGGAAGGGGTAGAGGTCGGGATCAAAAACATAACCTACGTATTGAAGGATGCCCCTCACAAAGCATTTGTGGGAAAAATGGTGTTTAGCGGATAAATTTAGGACATTGGCGGTGTACAGTTTTCCCTCTTCAATCTCCATCTCTTCGTATTCATGGGAAATTTCAACGTAGAAGTTTCTCCCAACATTCAGTTCGATATATGGTTCTACGTGCAGACAAACACCGGGTCTGATTCCGTTGTAGTCAATATCGTCGCCATAACTCGAATACAGGGACAAAAAAATCATCGATGAAGGTCGAATCTGGAAATAAAAGGTTCCCCTGTCGTTGTCGAATTCCTCT
It includes:
- a CDS encoding TrkA family potassium uptake protein, coding for MRSIAVIGLGVFGSTLAKELTDKGAQVIAIDNDKNKVEDIKETVTYAVCLNSLDKNALLSIGVQDVDVAVVCIGDDVEANLLTTLLLKKMGVKRIWSRAINELQKEILKTLDVDQIIGLEEQMGITIARSLVSSYVSKRIPLSEGHSIAEIKIPDSFIGKTLREIEPRTEFKVNVVGIKYLIPHVNSSGEREFKEVFDDIPSPDEELKEDVFLLIAGSDKNIERFAKGK
- a CDS encoding Trk family potassium uptake protein, whose protein sequence is MKSIVDKIAGIMALFALFLLLFERSQTSLAENIYPYLRWINFSVILVFFSDAALMFLYSRNKIRHILYNWYDIIILVPLVYFFFPKENMSLSVIFWQVAIVVSVLSRFRRAKNFIEGTGLKAAQVTTISFLFLILSGAVLLTLPFASSRGEETPLLDALFTSTSAVCVTGLIVKDTATHFSRLGQMIILALIQLGGLGIMSFSVMLAILTGKKMDIGQKAAMGDILEQNELSGVTQLIKFIFKMTLFFEAVGAVALAIFWIGRFDSLHETIYHGIFHSVSAFCNAGFSTFSDSLSCFASDTATVLIISGLIIFGGLGFAAIKDIWQKTKYLVKERKTNFHFKVQSKIVVFVSLILILVGSAGIFLFEFPNSSGFKTKILSAIFQSVTTRTAGFNTVDLSSLAPSTILLMIGLMLIGASPGSTGGGIKTTTFAVLWGCMTNGFTKNRNVEIFKRTIPDETIAKAVTVLLLYIFVLFIVVTLLLFFEKFSFFDILFEAVSAVGTVGLSKGITPHLSSIGKSLVIVLMFFGRLGPLTIGYTLISHYKKTGYTYAEEKVMIG